In the genome of Drosophila subpulchrella strain 33 F10 #4 breed RU33 chromosome 2L, RU_Dsub_v1.1 Primary Assembly, whole genome shotgun sequence, one region contains:
- the LOC119547506 gene encoding accessory gland protein Acp29AB-like: MFQYLSYILITFMVCGLCGVHATTTCPPLPTYNPLHEKGEVCLVELGPVLEHIANKKEQLWSSGDDAKLNETRKQLVRIEGLEVETKDQLKAIQKKMETEFKALETKMPTTKVCFNCLEIQVQEAKKALHLSLEGMKVIRRNEVPYMFKKFEYSYYYIEKKETADWFTATSKCHKMGGHLATLESEAELNAIHKEVDIRERIWLGITDLAKWGDWVSLATGKTPNFLKWAPLNPEANIEQRCIYLEGGMKDGRCNRTYIYICEY; encoded by the coding sequence ATGTTTCAGTACttgagttatattttaatcACATTTATGGTTTGCGGTCTCTGTGGAGTCCATGCAACTACGACGTGTCCTCCACTGCCCACGTACAATCCTTTACATGAAAAAGGAGAAGTCTGTCTTGTGGAACTGGGGCCAGTCCTCGAGCATATTGCGAACAAAAAGGAACAACTTTGGAGCTCTGGTGACGATGCCAAACTGAATGAAACCCGGAAACAACTGGTCAGGATTGAAGGTCTGGAGGTGGAAACAAAGGACCAATTGAAGGCGATTCAGAAAAAGATGGAAACCGAATTTAAAGCTCTAGAGACGAAGATGCCAACGACTAAGGTCTGCTTTAACTGCCTGGAGATTCAAGTGCAGGAAGCAAAGAAAGCTCTCCACCTTTCATTGGAAGGGATGAAAGTGATTCGAAGAAATGAAGTCCCGTATATGTTCAAGAAGTTTGAATACAGTTATTATTACATAGAAAAGAAAGAAACTGCGGATTGGTTTACTGCGACAAGCAAGTGCCATAAAATGGGCGGTCACCTGGCGACACTCGAGTCCGAGGCGGAACTGAATGCCATCCATAAGGAGGTCGACATTAGGGAACGCATCTGGTTGGGCATCACCGACTTGGCCAAATGGGGCGATTGGGTTTCCCTGGCCACAGGTAAAACTCCAAACTTCCTTAAGTGGGCCCCGCTAAATCCTGAGGCGAATATTGAACAGCGATGCATATACTTAGAAGGCGGAATGAAGGATGGAAGGTGCAACCGCACATATATTTACATCTGCGaatattga